In the Mesorhizobium sp. M1D.F.Ca.ET.043.01.1.1 genome, CTGGATGGGCGGGGCGCTCGCCGCGCGCGAAAAGGGCGTGCCGCTGGTCAACATCGCCCAGCCGTTCAAGAAGGCCGGCATGGAGCTGGTCTGCCCGAAGGACGGCCCGATCAAGACCGAGGCCGATTTCAAGGGCCATACGCTCGGCGTCTGGTTCTTCGGCAACGAATATCCGTTCTACGCCTGGATGAACAAGCTCGGCCTCAAGACCGAGGGGGGACCGGACGGCGTCACCGTGCTCAAGCAGAGCTTCGATGTGCAGCCGCTGATCCAGAAGCAGGCGGACTGCATCTCGGTCATGACCTATAACGAGTACTGGCAGCTGATCGACGCCGGCTACAAGCCGGAGCAGCTGACCGTGTTCAACTACTCGGCCATGGGCAACGATTTGCTCGAAGACGGGCTCTATGCGTTGGGAGACAAGCTCAAGGATCCGGCCTTCGAGGACAAGATGGTGCGTTTCGTGCGCGCTTCGATGAAGGGCTGGAAATATGCCGTGGACAACTCCGACGAGGCAGCCGGCATCGTCATGGACAATGGCGGCCAGGACGAGAACCACCAGAAGCGGATGATGGGCGAAGTCGCCAAGCTGATCGACAATGCCGATGGCAAGCTGATTCCGGAAGCCTATGAGCGCACCGCCAAGGCGCTGCTCGACCAGAAGATCATCGCCAAGCAGCCGGAAGGCGCGTACACCACGGCGATCACCGACAAGGCGATCAAGTAGGCCGGCTGAACGCTGACATGCTGATCTGGGAACGGCGCCTCAGAGGCGCCGTTCCTTTATGGTGTTCATGACGAAGCTGGTCTCGATCGAGGCGACGCATTTCAGCCGCGCGATCTTTTCCTTGATGAAGCGCTCGTACTGCTCGAGGCTTCCTGCCACCACCTTCAGCACATAGTCGCGCGAGCCGGTGACGAGGTGGCATTCCAGGACCTCTTCCCAGCCGCGGATCGCGTCCTCGAACATGACGATCTCGTCCTCGTTCTGACGGCTGAGCCGGATGGTGGCGATGGCAACCATACCCCAGCCGAAGGCGGCCGGATCGACCAGCGCGGTGTAGCCTCTGATAACGCCGGCTTCCTCCAGCCGCCGCACGCGCCTCAGGCAGGGCGACGGCGACAGGCCGATCCGCTCGGCAAGCTCGTTGTTGGTGATGCGGGCGTCGGCTTGCAGCTCACGCAGGATCTTGCGGTCGAAATCGTCGGCTATCTTCTGCTGCATTTTCGGCCTTTCCAGGCAATAGATTGCCATAACGCAGCCATGAGAGCCCAAAAATAGCAAGGACTGTATGATTGGGATCGCATAAATTGCGGTGCGACACTCCTCGAAAAGCAGGAAAAAGCCATGACCGCGCCGCGCCCTTCGAAAACCCATATCGGCAACCACAAGCTCCACCCTGAGACGCTGATGCTGAGCTATGGCTTCGATCCGCAGCTCTCGGAGGGGGCGGTCAAGCCACCGGTGTTCCTCACCTCGACCTTCGTGTTCAGATCGGCGGAAGAGGGACGCGATTTCTTCGACTACACCTCGGGCCGCAAGGAGCCGCCGAGCGGCACGGCTTCCGGTCTGGTCTATTCGCGCTTCAACCACCCCAACAGCGAGATCGTCGAGGACCGGCTGGCGATCTATGAGGGAACGGACGCCTGCATCCTGTTCTCATCCGGCATGTCGGCGATCGCGACGACACTTTTCGCCTATGCTCGCCCGGGCGATGTCATCCTGCATTCGCAGCCGCTCTATGGCGGCACCGAGACGCTTCTGACGCGCACGCTTGCCGGCTTCGGCATCGAGGCTGTCGGCTTCGCGGACGGTGTCGATGAGGCGGCGGTACGCGTGGCTGCCGACGCTGCCGTCGGCAAGGGCCGCGTGTCGGTCATTCTGATCGAGACACCGTCAAATCCGACCAACAGCCTTGTCGATATTGCGCTGATGCGGAGGATCGCCGACGAGATCGGCGTCCGGCAAGGAACGACGCCGATCATCGTCTGCGACAACACCCTGCTCGGTCCGGTATTCCAGCGGCCTATCGAACACGGCGCCGATGTTTCCGTCTATTCGCTGACCAAATATGTCGGCGGCCATTCCGACCTGATCGCGGGTGCCGCCATGGGCAGCAAGGCGGTCACCAAGCCGATCAAGGCGCTGCGCGGCGCAATCGGCACGCAGCTCGACCCGCATTCCTGCTGGATGCTCGGCCGTTCGCTGGAAACGCTGTCGATCCGCATGGAACGGGCAAACGACAACGCGCGCCTGGTCGCCGAATTCCTGCGCGACCATCCCAAAATCGCGAGGGTGCACTATCTGCCGTTTCTGGACGAGGATACATCAGCGGGCCGCACCTACCGAGCACAATGCAGTGGCGCCGGCTCGACATTTTCCTTCGACATTCGCGGCGGCCAGAAGGCGGCTTTCGGGTTTCTCAACAGCCTGCAGATCTTCAAGCTGGCGGTCAGCCTCGGCGGTACGGAATCGCTGGCCAGCCATCCGGCTGCCATGACCCATTCCGGTATTCCCTACGACGTGCGCCAGCGCATCGGCGTGCTTGAGACCACAGTCAGGCTGTCAATCGGCGTCGAGCATGCTGACGATCTGATCGCCGACCTGACACAGGCGCTGGCGGCCGTCTGATCATTACCTTCGTGGAATCTGAAAAAGGGGCGGGCGATCGCCCCTTTTTCGTGGTGCGGTAAAATCTGCGTGTGCCGGGATACATCGGGCCACTCAGCCGTTGCAGTGATGCATCCGCGCGCCGGGGGGCCGCGGCGGAGCTGTACTCAACGGAGGTTCTTCATGCGCATCCAATCCTTGCCGCTGCTTTCGGCGCTAGCGGTTTCGACCGCCTTCCTGCTCGCATCGCCGGCCATGGCCGAGACGATGAAGTTCAAGGCGACGCTCGATGGCAGCCAGCAGACCCCGCCCGTCACCACCAAGGGCAAGGGAACTGCCACGTTCACATTCAACACCACCAGCAAGAAGCTTAGCTGGAACGTCAAATATTCCGGCCTCAGCGGCCCGGCGGCAGCCGCTCACATTCACGGCCCGGCCGCAATGGGGCAAAATGCCGATCCGGTAATCCCGTTCAAGAAGCTCAAGAGCCCGATCAAGGGGTCGGCGACCTTGACCGATGCGCAAGCGGCCGATCTGGAAGCCGGCAAGTATTACGTCAACGTCCACACCAAGGCGAACCCTGACGGCGAGATCCGTGGGCAGATCGAGAAGGCGGCGGCGTCGATGTAGCAGGGTTTGGTGGCCAAAAACGAGGCGGGCGGTCCGCCTCGTTTTTGGAGTCACGACTTGTCGCGGATCTGCGTCAGCGTGCGCGTCGGCGTGATCGCCTCGGGATCGAGCTTGATCTCGACGATCGACGGCTTGCCGCTGGCGCGGGCGCGTTCGAAGGCAGGCGCGAAGTCTTCGGTCTTCTCGACCGTCTCGCCATGGCCGCCATAGGCGCGGGCAAGCGCGGCGAAGTCCGGGTTCTTGAGGTCAGTGGCGACGACCCGGCTCGGATATTCCCGCTCCTGATGCATGCGGATCGTGCCGTAAATGCCGTTGTTGACGACGATGACGATGATCGGCAGGTCGTATTGCGCGGCGGTCGCGAATTCCTGCCCGTTCATCAGGAAGCAGCCGTCGCCGGCGAAGGCAACTACGGTGCGATCCGGGAACAGCGCCTTGGCCGCGACCGCGGCCGGAGTGCCGTAGCCCATCGAGCCTGAGGTTGGTGCTGCCTGCGTGGCGAAGCGGCGGGAGCGGTAGAAGCGATGCACCCAGGTGGCGTAGTTGCCGGCGCCGTTGGTGAGGATGGCGTCCTCCGGGAGCGTCTCATTCAGATAGTCCATGATCGGCCCCATCTGGACCGCGCCCGGACCGGTTTGCGGCGGCGTCGACCATTCGAGATAGGCGGCATGCGCCTTTTCCGTCTCGGGTGACCATGAAGGCTTGGCGGCAGGCTTGCGCCTGGCAAAGGCCTCGACGAAAGCGGCGGGCGAGGCGTTGATGGCAATCGTCGGCCGGTAGACGCGGCCGAGCTCGC is a window encoding:
- a CDS encoding ABC transporter substrate-binding protein, producing the protein MKRLVISALAGAMSLAAFQAMAADKLTLQLKWVTQAQFAGYYVAKAKGFYDAEGLDVDIKPGGPDIAPEQVIAGGGADVIVDWMGGALAAREKGVPLVNIAQPFKKAGMELVCPKDGPIKTEADFKGHTLGVWFFGNEYPFYAWMNKLGLKTEGGPDGVTVLKQSFDVQPLIQKQADCISVMTYNEYWQLIDAGYKPEQLTVFNYSAMGNDLLEDGLYALGDKLKDPAFEDKMVRFVRASMKGWKYAVDNSDEAAGIVMDNGGQDENHQKRMMGEVAKLIDNADGKLIPEAYERTAKALLDQKIIAKQPEGAYTTAITDKAIK
- a CDS encoding CHRD domain-containing protein, encoding MRIQSLPLLSALAVSTAFLLASPAMAETMKFKATLDGSQQTPPVTTKGKGTATFTFNTTSKKLSWNVKYSGLSGPAAAAHIHGPAAMGQNADPVIPFKKLKSPIKGSATLTDAQAADLEAGKYYVNVHTKANPDGEIRGQIEKAAASM
- a CDS encoding cystathionine gamma-synthase family protein — protein: MTAPRPSKTHIGNHKLHPETLMLSYGFDPQLSEGAVKPPVFLTSTFVFRSAEEGRDFFDYTSGRKEPPSGTASGLVYSRFNHPNSEIVEDRLAIYEGTDACILFSSGMSAIATTLFAYARPGDVILHSQPLYGGTETLLTRTLAGFGIEAVGFADGVDEAAVRVAADAAVGKGRVSVILIETPSNPTNSLVDIALMRRIADEIGVRQGTTPIIVCDNTLLGPVFQRPIEHGADVSVYSLTKYVGGHSDLIAGAAMGSKAVTKPIKALRGAIGTQLDPHSCWMLGRSLETLSIRMERANDNARLVAEFLRDHPKIARVHYLPFLDEDTSAGRTYRAQCSGAGSTFSFDIRGGQKAAFGFLNSLQIFKLAVSLGGTESLASHPAAMTHSGIPYDVRQRIGVLETTVRLSIGVEHADDLIADLTQALAAV
- a CDS encoding Lrp/AsnC family transcriptional regulator, which translates into the protein MQQKIADDFDRKILRELQADARITNNELAERIGLSPSPCLRRVRRLEEAGVIRGYTALVDPAAFGWGMVAIATIRLSRQNEDEIVMFEDAIRGWEEVLECHLVTGSRDYVLKVVAGSLEQYERFIKEKIARLKCVASIETSFVMNTIKERRL